A genomic segment from Dehalococcoidia bacterium encodes:
- a CDS encoding TetR/AcrR family transcriptional regulator, translating to MNEESAAARHGRRAAQGARTRRAILAAAMNIASVEGLEGLSLGRLAGELQISKSGLFAHFGSKEELQLATLDAAAAAFDRAAVQPALEAEPGLPRLLRLCDGWLGFTDGSVFRGGCFFAAAAADFDGRPGPVRDRVASIMRGWLGSLEEAIREAIAAGHLQPKADPAQLAFELNALQLGANWARQLLDDGRAFARARAALHEHLRAGATAAGRRLIA from the coding sequence ATGAATGAGGAGAGTGCGGCGGCCCGGCACGGCCGCCGCGCCGCGCAGGGTGCCCGCACCCGCCGCGCCATTCTCGCCGCCGCGATGAACATCGCCTCGGTCGAGGGGCTTGAAGGACTCTCGCTTGGCCGGCTCGCCGGCGAGCTGCAGATCAGCAAGAGCGGCCTCTTCGCCCACTTCGGATCAAAAGAGGAGCTGCAGCTCGCCACGCTGGACGCCGCTGCCGCGGCCTTCGACCGGGCGGCGGTGCAACCGGCGCTGGAGGCCGAACCCGGCCTGCCGCGCCTGTTGCGGCTGTGCGACGGCTGGCTTGGCTTCACGGACGGGTCGGTGTTCCGCGGCGGCTGCTTTTTCGCCGCCGCCGCCGCCGACTTCGACGGCCGGCCCGGTCCCGTGCGCGACCGCGTGGCGTCGATCATGCGCGGCTGGCTCGGCTCGCTGGAAGAGGCGATCCGCGAGGCGATCGCCGCGGGCCACCTGCAGCCGAAAGCCGACCCCGCGCAGCTCGCCTTCGAGCTCAACGCACTGCAGCTCGGCGCCAACTGGGCGCGGCAGCTCTTGGACGACGGCCGGGCCTTCGCCCGCGCCCGCGCCGCCCTGCATGAGCATCTGCGCGCTGGGGCGACGGCTGCCGGCCGCCGGCTGATTGCGTAA